A genome region from Lucilia cuprina isolate Lc7/37 chromosome 3, ASM2204524v1, whole genome shotgun sequence includes the following:
- the LOC111682679 gene encoding LOW QUALITY PROTEIN: hormone receptor 4 (The sequence of the model RefSeq protein was modified relative to this genomic sequence to represent the inferred CDS: substituted 1 base at 1 genomic stop codon): MSVEQQQQLTAIELTKSTSSNNNNNNNKTSSSSSSNTTTTTAISNNNSSLNLHKTKTNSNDNSNINICDLKHNDLFLKTKDSTTTTTLDKTNAAAVCAVKQQNGQHYVHDSKETNGDHLKSTQQQHQQPQHEDNEKEKEQKDQLQEAQLNEKKQTQNVVEHKDNETGDEDEEEDCTLNTACIIKTPLNKTLLKKCTPNGNGNINLNSTTITTCNCAQETDSNETDFNENIDQFDHFTKIPIPTSSSLSSSSSSSTSSAPTTTSSINATIKCTKCNNNNNIHYNNYNCYYRKKATRLKPSICRIMTLSRGPYSELDKMSLFQDLKLKRRKIDSRCSSDGESVADTSTSSPDLLAPMSPKMCDTGGGGGVGGGGGSNVASSLPLVTLTATTSLTTTTTPATCSNTQVAAEVVVATAKAVAAAVAVKNEQLQQQLQQQQQQEQTEIHSSSSCGVVASTTATTMMTPPAPVRTTPPMNTEMAAADSNERRTPLSNRATPTPPHNNGNASSSTSNGGGSSRASPDSMDDKPSTTTSSPTLSANGMLGASLAGSSAVSATGSVQGGNNNNNNSASNMSVIRSVKEERILASPTRMMAYHHHHQQQQQQQQQHQQLMQQQQQQQGGKTPTQSQQHVTVLVTPSRIKSEPQLPPQPSHSPYSTAVSASTTTSTPSPLHSTSTTSHYTSSAQQQQHHHQQQQQHQQQHQQHSNPTPVPPIVTTHHLHQQLTQPQLRKNSPPHDLQLPPQHHHLLTQSMQHLTQQQQLQLLQQAAAMSRQNNPATREMSPSASMSPSSRHSSSKSPQQHMMQPQQNMGGQHVRIKKEPPTMQNHNPNFGNGGNGPQRHHSPHHFMQQQPPNQQQSPQGPQPPQLPPQALGNMAQALMHPASLQNLRHPNRDAALLFRVKNEVQQQVAAAAAAAAGLPQLMQPGAAAVAAAAQRMVWVSNARINGVKPEVIGGPMGSIRPGGPGQSPSPHHSSSSASSTSQLSPQTPSQTPPRGTPTVIMGESCGVRTMVWGYEPAAPPTSAGSASQSPNSHHHQQQQHHLSHQQMGGGAPPSSLQSQPHHSSQSSLNTSSSSPSAGSLTPTHTPGPSPQNNEEAAQLLLSLGQTRIQDNRPRPPHAFRTPGALNMERLWAGDYSQLPPGQLHALNLSAAQQPWGGGSSNTTGLGRGLDNPHEPTDEDEQPLVCMICEDKATGLHYGIITCEGCKGFFKRTVQNRRVYTCVADGTCEITKAQRNRCQYCRFKKCIEQGMVLQAVREDRMPGGRNSGAVYNLYKVKYKKHKKSKQQQQQQQQQQQQQQQSPQQHSPLHQQHHHQTQLSPHHHQAHLFMPQQQQQQLQQQQFAAAVAAAAHQQQTKLLGEMKPMFMSKEQQQSMHSPHHQQATQSQPPLGPPQQPPPHLASPHHPLHASAGGPGGPLHSPVASGPQQQISHHHAASVAPQQHVAHQPSAASQRPTTPQETAMKIPSHLVNGTILKTALTNPSEIVHLRHRLDSAVSSSKDRQISYEHSLSMIQTLIDCDAMEDIATLPHFSEFLEDKSEISEKLCNIGDSIVHKLVSWTKKLPFYLEIPVEIHTKLLTDKWHEILILTTAAYQALHGKRHSSSSHSATSTSSSTSSNSSASSSSSSPTQHNHSNNHASSTSPPHITTHPALVHKEDPEFVAEVNAHLTTLQTCLTTLMGQPIAMEQLKLDVGHMVDKMTQITIMFRRIKLKMEEYVCLKVYILLNKAEVELESIQERYIQVLRTFLQHSSPQNPQARLNELLSHIPEIQAAASLLLESKMFYVPFVLNSASIRXQMLQRGLLTNAEQQQQQQQPPYETSARATQEINLLKEQEHLSNKRNSSSNREVTNEQLRERINCLPIIEMPQIKIEQDVEYMEGIEEDEQEQQQQQELLNREEEEEEMRDETQPMELEQEELHIKPMPQLLEPTSILKTSLLTGAANTLATLTAAAEQIARMPNESLTKNYPYFKEENKRTYTVEAEEPVSKETTTTTYTSILQTALMSKRPATLNVAAATTSSGLTASKTLHVRTPDQVLKTAVTLATLSEIAAQQEQQQQLQQQQQQQQQQQSHILVVPQVQPTLRKMCTLPFKKLNFANVTTSSSTATCLTNTASLNSTTTTTTAAAAATATTTTTITNNYLGSNLKTNTNLTNSSSCIINTNNQAASNNIEKTTTTPTTTTTATFFDTNKLINNITICNNSNNSNLTTNFNTNLKIPSIKPHLVTTQTQTEETNTTINNTNNNNCASSLQTASCSGLLRTAVSTTMKMLTQNSLNTSLTSRFSSKTKQQETANLAETVVGNIIKHNSPNSGSSCSSSSSGSMGTSLTKMNVIKTKTTTNPLTNTLELTNEQNNAVDNSNNTATNVTVVVFETLLPED; encoded by the exons ATGAGTGTggaacagcagcaacaattaaCGGCCATTGAATTAACAAAATCAAcaagcagcaacaataataacaataacaacaaaaccagcagcagcagcagtagcaacACGACTACTACTACTGCCATTAGCAACAACAATTCAAGCCTTAATCttcataaaactaaaacaaactcCAATGATAACTCCAATATCAATATATGTGATTTAAAACACAATGATCTTTTCCTTAAAACCAAAgactcaacaacaacaacaacacttgaTAAAACTAATGCAGCAGCAGTATGTGCTGTCAAACAACAAAATGGTCAACACTATGTACATGATTCTAAGGAAACCAATGGTGATCATTTAAAATctacacaacaacaacaccaacagcCACAACATGAagataatgaaaaagaaaaagaacaaaaggATCAGCTGCAAGAAGCTCAActaaatgaaaagaaacaaacacaaaatgttGTTGAACATAAGGATAATGAAACAGGCGATGAAGATGAAGAAGAAGATTGTACATTAAATACCGCCTGTATTATAAAGACACCATTGAATAAGACTCTTCTTAAGAAATGTACACCCAATGGTAatggaaatattaatttaaactcAACAACCATTACAACATGTAATTGTGCACAAGAAACAGATTCAAATGAAAcggattttaatgaaaatatcgaTCAATTTgatcattttacaaaaattcccATACccacatcatcatcattgtcgtcgtcgtcatcatcatcaacatcatcagcgCCAACAACAACTTCGTCGATTAATGCCACAATAAAGTGTACAAaatgcaataacaacaataatatacatTACAACAATTACAATTGTTATTATCGTAAAAAGGCAACACGTTTAAAACCATCAATATGTC GAATTATGACACTGAGCCGTGGCCCTTACAGCGAGCTCGATAAAATGAGCCTTTTTCAGGATCTAAAACTGAAACGACGTAAAATCGATTCAAGATGCAGCAGTGATGGTGAATCAGTAGCCGATACCTCAACCTCTTCGCCGGACCTCTTAGCGCCCATGTCGCCAAAAATGTGTGATACCGGTGGAGGAGGTGGAGTAGGAGGTGGTGGTGGCTCAAATGTCGCCAGTTCCCTACCCTTGGTAACACTAACCGCTACCACATCTCTAACTACCACCACAACACCTGCCACCTGTTCAAACACTCAAGTGGCGGCTGAAGTTGTTGTGGCTACCGCTAAAGCAGTGGCAGCCGCAGTGGCGGTTAAAAATGAACAGTTGCAACAACaattgcagcagcaacaacaacaagaacagacTGAAATTCATTCATCATCGTCGTGTGGTGTGGTGGCTTCGACGACTGCCACAACAATGATGACACCGCCTGCCCCTGTGCGAACTACACCGCCCATGAATACAGAAATGGCAGCGGCGGATAGTAATGAACGACGGACACCTTTAAGTAATCGCGCCACACCTACACCGCCCCATAATAATGGTAATGCCAGTAGTAGTACGAGTAATGGTGGTGGCAGTAGTCGAGCATCACCCGATTCCATGGATGATAAACCCTCGACTACCACTTCCTCACCCACATTATCAGCCAATGGTATGCTGGGAGCAAGTTTAGCGGGCAGTAGTGCGGTTTCAGCAACAGGGTCAGTACAGGGaggtaataataataacaataattctgCCAGCAATATGAGTGTTATACGCTCGGTAAAAGAGGAAAGAATATTAGCTTCACCCACACGCATGATGGCctatcaccatcatcatcagcaacaacaacaacagcagcagcaacatcaacaactcatgcagcagcaacagcaacaacagggTGGTAAAACACCCACCCAGTCTCAACAACATGTTACTGTTTTAGTAACACCATCTCGTATTAAGTCTGAACCACAACTACCGCCCCAACCCTCACACTCGCCATATTCCACAGCTGTTAGTGCTTCAACAACCACATCTACGCCATCTCCTCTACACAGCACCTCAACTACCAGCCATTATACCAGCTCTgcgcaacaacagcaacatcatcatcaacagcagcagcagcatcaacaacaacatcaacaacattcTAATCCTACGCCCGTACCACCAATAGTCACAACACATCATTTACATCAACAGCTGACCCAACCTCAGTTGCGCAAAAATAGTCCTCCTCATGATCTGCAATTGCCACCCCAACATCACCACTTACTCACACAGTCAATGCAACATTTAACGCAGCAACAACAGCTACAACTTTTACAACAAGCGGCCGCCATGTCTAGACAAAATAATCCTGCAACGCGAGAAATGTCACCGAGTGCTTCAATGTCACCCAGTTCTAGACATTCATCCTCAAAATCGCCACAACAACACATGATGCAACCGCAACAGAATATGGGCGGTCAACATGTGCGCATTAAAAAGGAACCGCCAACAATGCAAAATCATAATCCCAATTTTGGAAATGGCGGTAATGGTCCCCAGAGGCATCATTCGCCGCATCATTTTATGCAACAACAGCCGCCAAATCAACAGCAGTCTCCACAAGGACCTCAGCCGCCACAATTGCCACCCCAGGCTTTGGGTAACATGGCTCAAGCCTTAATGCATCCTGCATCGCTGCAAAATTTAAGGCATCCGAATCGGGATGCAGCGTTATTATTTCGTGTCAAAAACGAAGTGCAGCAACAGGTGGCggcggcagcagcagcagctgctgGTTTGCCTCAACTAATGCAGCCGGGAGCTGCAGCAGTAGCAGCTGCGGCTCAGCGCATGGTTTGGGTATCAAATGCCCGCATTAATGGTGTGAAACCCGAGGTAATAGGTGGTCCCATGGGCAGCATACGACCGGGTGGTCCCGGCCAATCTCCTTCGCCACATCACTCTTCATCATCAGCCTCCTCAACATCACAACTATCGCCACAAACACCCTCACAAACACCACCCAGAGGTACTCCCACCGTCATCATGGGAGAAAGTTGTGGAGTGCGTACCATGGTTTGGGGCTATGAACCGGCGGCACCGCCCACTTCAGCCGGCTCGGCCAGTCAGTCACCAAATTCACATCACCACcagcagcaacagcatcatTTATCACATCAACAAATGGGCGGTGGAGCGCCGCCCTCGTCATTACAATCCCAGCCACATCACTCGTCACAGTCATCGTTGAATACATCCTCTTCGTCACCTTCAGCTGGATCTCTAACGCCCACACATACCCCAGGACCTTCGCCACAAAATAACGAAGAAGCTGCTCAACTACTGTTGTCACTGGGTCAAACGAGAATACAAGACAACCGACCAAGACCGCCACATGCCTTTCGTACGCCCGGTGCTCTTAATATGGAAAGACTATGGGCCGGAGACTACTCACAATTGCCGCCTGGTCAACTACACGCTCTCAATCTAAGTGCAGCGCAACAGCCCTGGGGAGGTGGTAGCTCAAATACCACCGGTCTAGGCCGAGGTCTAGATAATCCACATGAACCAACCGATGAAGATGAACAGCCGTTGGTATGCATGATCTGCGAGGATAAGGCCACGGGCTTACATTATGGTATTATTACATGTGAAGG ATGTAAAGGTTTCTTTAAGCGTACCGTACAAAATCGACGGGTGTACACTTGCGTAGCAGATGGCACCTGTGAAATAACCAAAGCTCAACGAAATCGTTGTCAGTATTGTCgtttcaaaaaatgtattgaaCAGGGCATGGTCTTGCAAG CTGTTCGTGAAGATCGTATGCCAGGCGGTCGCAATAGCGGCGCCGTATACAATCTCTACAAGGTCAAGTACAAGAAACATAAGAAGAgtaaacagcagcaacaacaacaacagcagcagcagcaacaacaacagcagtcgCCTCAACAACATTCACCATTGCAtcagcagcatcatcatcagACACAACTGTCACCGCATCATCATCAGGCACATCTCTTTATgccacaacagcaacagcagcaattgcaacagcaacaatttgCTGCCGCTGTGGCAGCAGCCGCCCATCAGCAACAAACCAAATTATTAGGTGAAATGAAGCCCATGTTCATGAGTAAAGAGCAGCAACAATCAATGCATTCACCACATCATCAGCAAGCAACACAATCGCAACCACCGCTTGGGCCGCCACAACAACCTCCGCCGCATTTAGCATCTCCCCATCATCCGTTGCATGCGTCAGCGGGTGGTCCCGGAGGTCCACTGCATAGTCCCGTTGCCAGTGGTCCGCAACAGCAAATATCACATCATCATGCCGCCTCAGTGGCGCCACAGCAACATGTGGCCCACCAGCCGTCAGCAGCTTCACAAAGACCTACGACGCCCCAAGAGACTGCTATGAAAATACCCTCGCATTTGGTAAATGGTACCATACTTAAGACTGCTCTCACGAATCCTAGCGAGATAGTGCACCTACGTCACCGACTCGATTCGGCGGTTAGTTCGTCTAAAGATCGTCAGATCTCCTACGAGCATTCGCTATCCATGATACAAACTCTGATAGACTGTGATGCCATGGAGGACATAGCCACCTTGCCGCATTTCTCCGAATTTCTTGAAGATAAATCGGAAATCAGTGAAAAACTGTGCAACATTGGCGACTCGATTGTTCACAAACTGGTGTCGTGGACTAAGAAACTGCCTTTCTATTTGGAAATTCCCGTGGAAATCCATACCAAACTTCTTACGGATAAATGGCATGAAATTCTCATTCTAACCACAGCCGCCTATCAGGCACTACATGGTAAACGGCATTCTTCATCCTCCCATTCGGCCACTTCGACCAGCAGTTCAACTTCTTCGAATTCTTCGGCCTCCTCGTCATCCTCTTCGCCAACGCAGCACAACCACAGCAACAATCATGCTTCGTCAACATCACCTCCTCACATAACAACACATCCTGCCTTAGTACACAAAGAAGATCCCGAATTTGTGGCCGAAGTTAATGCCCATCTAACGACCCTGCAAACGTGTTTAACTACTCTCATGGGTCAGCCGATTGCTATGGAACAACTGAAATTGGATGTGGGTCATATGGTGGATAAAATGACACAAATAACCATTATGTTTCGgcgtattaaattaaaaatggaaGAATATGTTTGTTTGAAAGTCTACATACTCTTGAATAAAG CAGAAGTGGAACTGGAAAGTATACAGGAACGTTATATACAAGTGTTGCGTACATTTTTGCAACATTCATCGCCGCAAAATCCACAAGCCCGCCTTAATGAACTACTCTCCCACATACCAGAG ATCCAAGCTGCTGCTAGTCTTTTATTGGAAAGTAAAATGTTCTACGTTCCCTTCGTTCTCAACTCCGCCAGTATAAGGTAGCAAATGCTTCAACGTGGTCTATTAACAAATGCcgaacaacagcagcaacaacaacaaccgccTTATGAGACATCAGCAAGAGCAACACAGGAAATTAATCTTTTAAAAGAACAAGAACATCTTAGCAACAAacgcaacagcagcagcaatcgAGAAGTAACAAATGAGCAGTTAAGAGAAAGAATAAATTGTTTACCCATTATAGAAATGccacaaataaaaattgaacaaGATGTGGAATATATGGAGGGTATAGAAGAAGATGAACAagaacagcaacagcagcaagaATTGTTAAATAGAGAGGAGGAGGAGGAGGAAATGAGAGATGAAACCCAACCCATGGAGTTGGAACAGGAGGAGTTGCATATTAAGCCCATGCCACAATTATTGGAACCAACATCAATCCTTAAGACTTCTTTACTAACGGGAGCAGCAAATACTTTAGCTACTTTAACAGCTGCGGCCGAACAAATTGCTAGAATGCCAAAtgaaagtttaacaaaaaattatcctTATTTTAAGGAGGAAAATAAAAGAACTTATACCGTAGAAGCAGAGGAGCCAGTTAGCAAAGAAACAACGACGACAACTTATACTTCAATATTACAAACAGCATTGATGTCTAAACGTCCAGCAACATTAAATGTTGCTGCAGCAACTACCTCCTCGGGATTAACAGCTAGTAAAACTTTACATGTAAGAACACCAGATCAAGTTTTAAAGACTGCCGTTACTTTGGCTACATTAAGTGAAATTGCAGCACAACAAGAACAGCAACAGcagttgcaacaacaacaacaacagcagcaacaacaacagtctCATATATTGGTAGTGCCGCAAGTGCAACCAACTTTACGTAAAATGTGTACACtgccttttaaaaaattaaattttgccaATGTAACAACttcatcatcaacagcaacatGTTTAACAAACACTGCCTCTTTAAACTCTactacgacaacaacaacagcagcagcagcagcgacAGCAACAACTACCACTAccattacaaataattatttaggtTCTAATCTTAAAACTAATACTAATTTAACTAATAGTAGTAGttgtataataaatacaaataatcaGGCGGCTTCAAATAacatagaaaaaacaacaacaacccccacaacaacaacaacagcaacatttttTGATACTAACAAACTTATAAACAATATTACTATAtgtaacaacagcaacaacagtaatttaacaacaaacttTAATACAAATCTTAAAATTCCCTCTATTAAACCCCATTTAGTGACCACACAAACACAAACGGaagaaactaatacaactataaataatactaataataataattgtgcATCTTCATTACAAACAGCCAGCTGTAGCGGACTGTTAAGGACTGCCGTGTCAACAACTATGAAAATGTTGACACAAAACTCATTAAACACTTCATTAACCAGTAGATTTTCTAGCAAAACAAAACAGCAAGAAACAGCAAATCTTGCTGAAACTGTTGTTGGcaacataataaaacataattcaCCTAATAGTggtagtagttgtagtagtagtagtagtggtaGTATGGGTACTTCTCTAACTAAAATGaatgttattaaaacaaaaactactacTAATCCCCTTACAAATACTTTAGAGTTAACAAATGAACAGAATAATGCTGttgacaacagcaacaatactGCCACCaatgttactgttgttgtttttgaaacaTTGTTACCTGAGGACtga